In Flavobacterium sp., a single window of DNA contains:
- a CDS encoding 4'-phosphopantetheinyl transferase superfamily protein encodes MKSTKTSKLFITFSDIKRITLVSGKEYSLHAGDILIYIIYLPDFFEFKSNLSQFLNAPEIKKAKRFYKEIDKNRFIIYRSILKLLLGAYTKSDVKKIYLDYDFNKKPYLASHPWLHFNISHSEDYAAIAVSRKMIGLDIEYLSKDFKFTDLLPDIFDDHERELIQNADDKQNAFYTLWTRKEAFVKALGKGIDEDFKYIPSTNGQHNLEFKRVKNTQNWQVHSFDFADHYMGAVAFEGLPTASNHLSLCHIPNSLESLLEMTYKRNY; translated from the coding sequence ATGAAAAGCACGAAAACATCTAAACTCTTTATTACTTTTTCGGATATAAAGAGAATTACATTAGTCTCGGGTAAAGAATATTCTTTGCATGCGGGCGATATTCTTATTTATATTATTTATCTACCTGATTTTTTTGAATTTAAATCTAATTTATCACAATTCCTTAATGCTCCCGAAATAAAAAAAGCAAAGCGATTTTATAAAGAAATAGACAAAAATCGGTTCATTATATATCGATCCATTTTAAAACTTCTTCTGGGAGCCTACACAAAATCTGATGTAAAAAAAATTTATCTCGATTATGATTTTAATAAAAAACCCTATTTAGCTTCGCATCCGTGGCTGCATTTTAATATTTCACATTCTGAAGACTATGCTGCTATTGCGGTTTCACGTAAAATGATAGGACTGGATATTGAATATCTATCGAAAGATTTCAAATTTACAGACCTGCTTCCGGATATTTTCGACGATCATGAAAGAGAGTTAATTCAAAATGCCGATGATAAACAAAACGCTTTTTATACGTTATGGACACGCAAAGAAGCCTTTGTAAAAGCTCTGGGAAAAGGAATTGATGAAGATTTTAAATATATTCCCAGCACAAACGGCCAGCATAATTTAGAATTTAAAAGGGTAAAAAACACTCAAAACTGGCAGGTTCATAGTTTTGATTTTGCTGATCATTATATGGGCGCTGTGGCATTTGAGGGACTGCCGACAGCTTCTAATCATTTGTCTTTGTGTCATATTCCTAATAGTTTGGAAAGTTTGCTGGAGATGACTTATAAGAGGAATTATTAA
- a CDS encoding GNAT family N-acetyltransferase, with amino-acid sequence METIKLELDEKKHGAFNLYVDGKKLGEMTVSIKPDLLTVYHTGVEPEAEGKGYAKKLLEEMVSYVRANNLMVLPLCPYVHAQFKRHPDEYQDIWKK; translated from the coding sequence ATGGAAACTATAAAACTAGAATTAGACGAAAAAAAACACGGCGCTTTTAACCTTTATGTTGACGGAAAAAAGTTAGGCGAAATGACCGTAAGTATTAAACCTGATTTATTAACGGTTTATCATACCGGAGTTGAACCCGAAGCAGAAGGAAAAGGTTATGCCAAAAAATTATTAGAAGAAATGGTTTCTTATGTACGTGCCAACAATTTAATGGTTTTACCACTTTGTCCGTATGTACATGCACAATTCAAAAGACATCCGGATGAATATCAGGATATCTGGAAAAAATAA
- a CDS encoding dienelactone hydrolase family protein, translating to MNTEILTDGVPLNEAKKALVMIHGRGASAHDILSIAKHLNVNDFALVAPQAENNTWYPYSFLAPLNENEPSFSNSLEAIHQVVVAIQQNGIEKENIYFLGFSQGACLALEFTTRNAAKYGGVVAFTGGLIGDQVYENHYKGNFENTPVFIGTSDPDFHVPVERVNATEVLMKKLGADVTKKIYPNLGHTISQDEVNLANELVFSKQ from the coding sequence ATGAATACAGAAATTTTAACAGACGGTGTACCCTTAAATGAAGCCAAAAAAGCTTTGGTTATGATTCACGGACGCGGTGCAAGTGCTCATGATATTCTCTCCATTGCAAAACATCTTAATGTTAATGATTTTGCTTTGGTAGCTCCTCAGGCAGAAAACAATACCTGGTATCCGTATTCTTTTTTAGCACCGTTAAATGAAAACGAACCTTCATTTTCAAACTCATTAGAAGCTATTCATCAGGTTGTGGTTGCAATTCAGCAAAACGGAATTGAAAAAGAGAATATTTACTTTCTCGGATTTTCACAAGGTGCCTGTCTTGCTTTGGAATTCACAACGAGAAATGCGGCTAAATACGGAGGTGTTGTTGCTTTTACCGGCGGACTTATTGGCGATCAGGTTTATGAAAATCATTATAAAGGAAACTTCGAAAATACGCCGGTTTTTATAGGAACAAGCGATCCTGATTTTCATGTTCCGGTAGAAAGAGTAAATGCAACCGAAGTCCTGATGAAAAAATTAGGCGCTGATGTTACCAAAAAAATCTATCCAAACCTGGGACATACAATCAGTCAGGATGAAGTAAACCTTGCTAACGAACTTGTTTTTTCAAAACAATGA
- a CDS encoding ring-cleaving dioxygenase: protein MENRILGLHHITAIAGDAKRNFDFYSKILGLRFIKKTVNFDDPGTYHFYFGDETGSAGTILTFFPWGAEIQQGRKGSGMATEIGYSVPKGSLDFWQERFEKHNVIYNKPAEKFGEKYLTFLDPDGLKLELIESKTEDNRKPWETDEVKADVATKGFHNITLTLNDIKPTAAVLIEIFGYKLIDQEVNRYRYATDAVENAAIVDLVELADEKRGLGANGTVHHVAFRVKNDEILMHFREKVEAYGLSITPQIDRNYFHSLYFREPGGVLFEIATDNPGFTVDESVEELGKNLKLPAQYEAHRKSIEDHLVKIN, encoded by the coding sequence ATGGAAAATAGAATCTTAGGTCTACACCATATTACTGCAATCGCAGGTGACGCTAAACGCAATTTTGACTTTTATTCAAAAATATTAGGATTACGATTTATTAAAAAAACAGTAAATTTTGATGATCCCGGAACATACCATTTTTACTTTGGTGACGAAACAGGAAGCGCCGGAACAATTTTAACTTTTTTCCCTTGGGGAGCAGAAATCCAGCAAGGAAGAAAAGGTTCCGGAATGGCAACAGAAATTGGATATTCTGTTCCTAAAGGAAGTTTAGATTTTTGGCAGGAACGTTTTGAAAAACACAATGTTATCTATAATAAACCTGCTGAAAAATTCGGAGAAAAATATCTTACTTTCTTAGATCCCGATGGTTTAAAATTAGAACTAATCGAATCTAAAACAGAAGACAACAGAAAACCTTGGGAAACCGATGAAGTAAAAGCTGATGTGGCTACAAAAGGTTTTCATAACATTACTTTGACTTTAAACGATATAAAACCAACTGCTGCTGTTTTAATTGAAATTTTTGGTTATAAATTAATTGATCAGGAAGTAAATCGCTATCGTTACGCAACAGATGCTGTAGAAAATGCAGCCATTGTAGATTTGGTGGAATTAGCCGATGAAAAACGCGGACTTGGTGCAAACGGAACAGTTCATCACGTGGCTTTTAGAGTAAAAAATGATGAAATTTTAATGCACTTCCGTGAAAAAGTAGAAGCTTACGGATTGTCAATTACACCTCAAATCGACAGAAATTATTTCCACTCTCTGTATTTCAGAGAACCGGGCGGGGTTTTATTTGAAATCGCTACCGATAATCCTGGATTTACTGTAGATGAAAGCGTAGAAGAATTAGGTAAAAACTTAAAACTTCCTGCACAATACGAAGCACACAGAAAAAGTATTGAAGATCATTTGGTTAAAATTAATTAA
- a CDS encoding type I glyceraldehyde-3-phosphate dehydrogenase: MAKIALYGFGRIGRQFLRVALKNNLFVPEVIADIQDIDMLGALFSVDTNYGRWHEEVKTADENFIIGGRKIPYKNSKLEIPDWKALGVDLVVDCTGRATTRDNAQKHIDKGAKYVLVSAPSKSLADCDAVLLKGINLEEFDAANHKIISMGSCTTNALASVVKVIQENFGIEYGLFSTVHSYTNTQSLTDQPMKDRRDSWAAAENIIPSSSGAARALQFIWKDLKITGKAYRVPTKTGSIAELNLVTTKDCTVEEVNNVFRKAAAEGPLKGVMDVLEDQWTSARIVADPHSSIIDLPLTAKEGNLLSVAAWYDNEWGFSNRLAEVAKYIAEKI; encoded by the coding sequence ATGGCAAAAATAGCATTATACGGATTTGGCCGAATTGGAAGACAATTCCTCCGAGTGGCTTTAAAAAACAATCTTTTTGTTCCTGAAGTTATTGCAGACATTCAGGATATTGACATGCTCGGAGCACTTTTTAGTGTCGACACCAATTATGGAAGATGGCACGAAGAAGTAAAAACAGCTGATGAAAATTTTATTATTGGAGGCAGAAAAATTCCGTACAAAAATTCTAAACTCGAAATCCCGGACTGGAAAGCTTTAGGAGTTGATCTCGTTGTAGATTGTACAGGACGTGCCACAACAAGAGACAATGCACAAAAACACATCGACAAAGGCGCTAAATATGTTTTAGTGAGCGCACCAAGTAAATCACTTGCTGATTGTGATGCTGTACTTTTAAAAGGAATTAATTTAGAAGAATTTGATGCCGCTAACCATAAAATCATTAGTATGGGAAGCTGTACTACAAATGCTTTGGCTTCTGTAGTAAAAGTAATTCAGGAAAATTTCGGAATCGAATACGGTCTTTTTTCAACCGTTCACTCCTATACCAACACGCAATCTCTAACTGATCAGCCAATGAAAGACCGACGTGATTCATGGGCTGCGGCAGAAAATATAATTCCGTCTTCATCTGGAGCTGCGAGAGCTTTACAGTTTATCTGGAAAGATTTAAAAATTACAGGAAAAGCCTATCGCGTACCTACAAAAACAGGAAGTATTGCCGAACTTAATCTGGTAACGACTAAAGATTGTACTGTAGAAGAAGTAAATAACGTTTTTAGAAAAGCTGCTGCTGAAGGACCACTAAAAGGTGTTATGGATGTTTTAGAAGATCAATGGACATCTGCCAGAATTGTTGCCGATCCGCATTCTTCTATAATTGATTTGCCGCTTACCGCTAAAGAAGGAAATCTCCTTTCTGTAGCTGCATGGTATGATAATGAATGGGGATTCTCCAATCGTCTTGCCGAAGTAGCAAAATACATTGCTGAAAAAATCTAA
- a CDS encoding AAA family ATPase has protein sequence MRIAILGAHLTGKTTLAERLHESFPDYDFYQEPYFELQEMGVVFSEIPTADDYRMQLEYSLKQIVRSGTDAIFDRCPIDLLAYVLAVDNTFDFQFIYNKIQNAINTIDVFVFVPLEKPDRISCSRSDLPELRSEVNDILYELISDFDLEVIEVKGNLSERFHQILHQIQQLKN, from the coding sequence ATGAGAATAGCTATACTAGGAGCTCATTTGACAGGTAAAACTACATTAGCAGAAAGACTGCATGAATCTTTTCCTGACTACGACTTTTATCAGGAGCCTTATTTTGAATTGCAGGAAATGGGAGTTGTTTTTTCTGAAATACCTACTGCGGATGATTATAGGATGCAGTTGGAATATTCTTTAAAACAAATCGTAAGAAGTGGTACAGATGCTATTTTTGACCGTTGTCCGATTGATCTTTTAGCCTATGTTCTGGCAGTTGATAATACATTCGATTTTCAATTTATATATAATAAAATTCAAAATGCAATTAATACAATTGACGTTTTTGTATTTGTTCCCCTGGAAAAACCCGATCGAATTTCATGCTCACGCTCTGATTTACCCGAACTTAGATCTGAGGTTAATGATATCCTTTATGAATTAATTAGTGATTTTGATTTAGAAGTAATTGAAGTCAAAGGAAATTTATCTGAAAGATTTCATCAAATTCTACATCAAATTCAGCAGTTAAAAAATTAA
- a CDS encoding acetyl-CoA C-acyltransferase: MNKRVVIVSAVRTPIGSFMGGLSTVPAPKLGAAAIKGALSKINLDPKLVDEVFMGNVIQAGVGQAPARQAALFAGLSNEVAATTVNKVCASGMKAVMFGAQAIACGDAEIVVAGGMESMSLIPHYVQMRAGNKFGPATMLDGMQKDGLTDAYDNNAMGVCADSCATEYNISREEQDQFAIQSYERSAKAWDAGKFDNEVVPVEVPQRRGEPIIFSKDEEYTNVKLDKIPTLAPVFTKDGTVTAANASTINDGAAALVLMSEEKAAELGIKPLAYIKGYADAAQEPKWFTTSPAKALPKALNKAGIAIGDVDYFEFNEAFSVVGLANSKILNLDNDKVNVNGGAVSLGHPLGASGARIIVTLLNVLEQNNAKTGAAAICNGGGGASAIVIERA, encoded by the coding sequence ATGAACAAAAGAGTTGTTATCGTTTCTGCCGTTAGAACACCTATCGGAAGTTTCATGGGAGGGTTATCTACCGTACCCGCACCAAAATTAGGCGCTGCTGCTATAAAAGGAGCCCTTTCAAAAATTAACCTTGACCCAAAATTAGTCGATGAAGTTTTCATGGGGAATGTAATCCAGGCTGGAGTTGGACAAGCACCAGCGCGTCAGGCTGCCCTGTTTGCCGGATTATCAAACGAAGTTGCTGCCACAACAGTAAACAAAGTTTGTGCCTCTGGAATGAAAGCCGTAATGTTTGGCGCACAGGCAATTGCATGCGGTGATGCAGAAATTGTAGTAGCCGGCGGAATGGAAAGCATGAGCTTAATTCCTCACTACGTACAAATGCGTGCCGGAAATAAATTTGGTCCGGCTACAATGCTCGACGGAATGCAAAAAGATGGTTTGACAGATGCTTACGATAACAACGCAATGGGAGTTTGCGCTGATTCGTGTGCAACTGAATACAACATCAGCCGTGAAGAACAGGACCAATTTGCTATTCAGTCATATGAGAGAAGTGCAAAAGCCTGGGATGCCGGAAAATTTGACAACGAAGTAGTACCTGTTGAAGTTCCGCAAAGACGCGGCGAACCAATTATCTTCTCTAAAGATGAAGAATATACTAATGTAAAATTAGATAAAATTCCAACCCTTGCTCCTGTTTTTACAAAAGACGGAACAGTTACAGCTGCAAACGCTTCGACAATTAATGACGGTGCTGCTGCTTTAGTTTTAATGTCTGAAGAAAAAGCTGCTGAATTAGGAATCAAACCTTTAGCATACATAAAAGGTTATGCCGATGCTGCTCAGGAACCAAAATGGTTCACTACAAGCCCGGCAAAAGCATTACCAAAAGCTTTAAACAAAGCCGGAATTGCAATTGGAGATGTTGATTATTTCGAATTCAATGAAGCCTTCTCTGTAGTAGGTTTAGCCAATTCAAAAATATTAAATTTAGATAACGATAAAGTAAACGTAAACGGTGGTGCTGTTTCATTAGGACATCCTCTTGGAGCTTCCGGAGCGCGTATCATTGTAACGTTACTAAATGTTTTAGAACAAAACAATGCAAAAACCGGAGCTGCTGCAATTTGCAACGGTGGGGGCGGCGCATCAGCAATTGTTATCGAAAGAGCATAA
- a CDS encoding C40 family peptidase, with the protein MFGICNLAIVPVRAEASDRSEIVTQLLFGEHIEILERQNQWARIKIQFDDYEGWVDSKQYQVISEEQYNQLSKEPIILNADLIDYITAPDNLLLPIPLGASLAFLNNSEINTSNFDFEGTKTSGLKPKSALISTAFMYLNAPYLWGGKTPFGIDCSGFTQMVYKLNGYKIHRDASQQALEGEPLSFIEESEVGDLAFFDNDEGNIIHVGIIMENNYIIHASGKVRIDRLDHLGIYNPELKKHTHKLRVIKKII; encoded by the coding sequence ATGTTTGGAATTTGCAATCTTGCCATAGTACCCGTACGAGCCGAAGCCAGTGACAGAAGTGAAATCGTTACTCAGCTTTTGTTTGGTGAACACATCGAAATTTTAGAACGCCAAAATCAATGGGCCCGAATAAAAATTCAGTTTGATGATTATGAAGGCTGGGTCGATTCTAAACAATATCAGGTAATTTCTGAGGAGCAATACAATCAATTAAGCAAAGAGCCTATAATTCTAAACGCTGATTTAATTGATTACATCACAGCTCCGGATAATCTGCTATTACCAATTCCGCTTGGTGCTTCTTTAGCATTTTTGAATAACAGCGAAATCAATACTTCTAATTTTGATTTTGAAGGAACTAAAACCAGTGGTCTAAAACCTAAAAGCGCATTAATAAGCACTGCATTTATGTACTTAAATGCGCCATATTTATGGGGAGGAAAAACACCTTTTGGAATCGATTGTTCTGGTTTTACACAAATGGTTTACAAACTAAACGGATACAAAATTCATCGTGATGCCTCGCAACAAGCACTCGAAGGAGAACCATTAAGTTTTATCGAAGAAAGCGAAGTTGGCGATTTAGCTTTTTTTGATAACGACGAAGGAAACATTATCCACGTTGGAATCATTATGGAAAACAATTACATCATTCACGCAAGTGGAAAAGTACGCATTGATCGTTTAGACCATTTAGGAATTTACAATCCCGAACTTAAAAAACATACTCACAAATTGCGCGTAATTAAGAAGATTATTTAA
- a CDS encoding AraC family transcriptional regulator encodes MKKENLYEPFTVSFETLDEYPDVGDRHNFFELVYILGGTGTQCINKNIFNYDAGHMFLLTPEDCHNFTIETKTKFFFLRFNDIYLKNSSLQNENIQRLEYILQNANHQPGCILKNDADKCLVKVMVEAIIREHQDKDVYNQELIQQLVNTLIIIVARNIAKYLPEQVNINSEARAMDILQYIQTNIYYPEKIKAESISDYFGISNTYLGRYFKKHASETMQQYISNYKTKLIEHRLQFSDKRINEIAYEFGFTDESHFNKFFKKQRGNSPSEFRKTIRVSA; translated from the coding sequence ATGAAAAAAGAAAATTTATACGAACCGTTTACAGTATCTTTTGAAACATTAGATGAATATCCGGATGTTGGAGATCGCCATAATTTCTTTGAATTGGTTTATATTTTGGGCGGAACCGGAACGCAGTGTATCAATAAAAATATTTTTAATTATGATGCGGGACATATGTTTTTACTGACGCCTGAGGATTGTCATAATTTTACAATTGAAACCAAAACAAAGTTTTTCTTTTTGAGATTTAATGATATTTATTTGAAGAATTCTAGTCTGCAAAATGAAAATATTCAGCGATTAGAATATATTCTGCAGAATGCTAATCATCAGCCGGGTTGTATTTTAAAGAATGATGCCGATAAATGTTTGGTAAAAGTAATGGTGGAAGCGATTATTCGTGAACATCAGGATAAAGATGTGTACAATCAGGAATTGATTCAGCAATTGGTAAATACCTTGATTATTATTGTGGCAAGAAATATTGCGAAGTATTTACCGGAACAGGTAAATATTAATTCTGAAGCCAGAGCAATGGATATTCTGCAATATATTCAGACTAATATTTATTATCCTGAAAAGATTAAAGCAGAATCGATAAGTGATTATTTCGGGATTTCGAATACGTATTTAGGACGTTATTTTAAGAAACATGCCAGTGAAACCATGCAGCAATATATCAGTAATTATAAAACAAAACTTATTGAACATCGTTTGCAGTTTAGCGATAAACGTATTAACGAAATTGCGTATGAATTTGGTTTTACTGATGAAAGCCATTTTAATAAATTCTTTAAAAAACAAAGAGGGAATAGTCCTTCGGAGTTTAGAAAGACGATTCGTGTTAGTGCATAA
- a CDS encoding aldo/keto reductase, with the protein MEYRKLGNSELELSTITYGAFAIGGNMWGGNEKKDSIDSIHASIDHGVTTIDTAPFYGFGLSEEMIGEALKSQDRSKVQLLTKFGLVWDGSNNGKGDFFFDADDNGKKIQIYKYASKANIIKEVEESLKRLQTNYIDLLQIHWPDSTTPIQETMEALELLIQQGKIRAAGVSNYNTAQIKEAQKTIQLASNQVPFSMLNQSIQTDLVPLTIQENIGIIAYSPMERGLLTGKYFTDSKLKENDHRNGYFGQFDVQKVKTLVEELSSLANAKHISISQLVLRWTTLQKGITIVLAGARNAEQAISNAKTMDFDLSASELDFINQAISKLK; encoded by the coding sequence ATGGAATATAGAAAATTAGGCAATTCAGAACTAGAATTATCAACTATAACTTACGGTGCATTTGCTATTGGCGGAAACATGTGGGGCGGAAACGAAAAGAAAGATTCAATCGACTCTATTCACGCATCAATCGACCACGGCGTAACCACAATTGACACTGCTCCTTTTTACGGATTTGGTTTAAGCGAAGAAATGATTGGCGAAGCTTTAAAATCTCAGGACCGTTCAAAAGTACAATTGTTAACCAAATTTGGTTTGGTTTGGGACGGAAGCAATAATGGAAAAGGCGATTTCTTTTTTGACGCTGACGACAATGGAAAAAAAATACAAATTTACAAATACGCTTCAAAAGCCAACATAATAAAAGAAGTTGAAGAAAGCTTAAAACGTCTTCAAACTAATTATATCGATTTATTGCAAATTCACTGGCCAGACTCCACTACTCCAATTCAGGAAACTATGGAAGCTTTAGAACTTCTAATCCAACAAGGAAAAATCAGAGCAGCCGGAGTTAGTAATTACAATACAGCACAAATTAAAGAAGCACAAAAAACAATTCAATTAGCTTCAAATCAGGTTCCGTTTAGTATGCTGAATCAATCCATTCAAACTGATTTGGTACCGCTTACGATTCAGGAAAACATCGGAATTATTGCTTACAGTCCAATGGAAAGAGGTTTATTAACCGGAAAATATTTCACCGACAGTAAACTAAAAGAAAACGATCACAGAAATGGATATTTCGGCCAGTTTGATGTTCAAAAAGTAAAAACATTGGTTGAAGAATTAAGTTCACTGGCAAATGCAAAACACATTTCAATTTCACAATTAGTTTTACGCTGGACAACTTTACAAAAAGGAATTACAATTGTTTTAGCCGGAGCGAGAAATGCCGAACAAGCCATTTCAAACGCCAAAACAATGGATTTCGATTTATCAGCTTCAGAACTTGATTTTATTAATCAGGCTATTTCGAAATTAAAATAA
- a CDS encoding NAD(P)H-dependent oxidoreductase gives MKKIFIINGSQNFAHSGGKFNETVTNWTIEFLKSKNYEIKTTDIKQDFNLDEEVEKFVWADVVIYHTPVWWFQLPNLFKKYIDDVFTAGHNKGIYKSDGRSRVNPDINYGTGGQLHGRKYMLTTSWNAPATAFTIPGEFFEETSVDEGVMFGFHKMNKFVGMEKLNGFHFHDVEKGATAENIVIFKENYTKHLEETFKTL, from the coding sequence ATGAAAAAAATATTTATTATCAACGGAAGTCAAAACTTTGCCCATTCAGGCGGAAAATTCAATGAAACTGTTACAAACTGGACAATTGAGTTCTTAAAAAGCAAAAACTACGAAATAAAAACAACCGACATTAAACAAGACTTTAATTTAGACGAAGAAGTAGAAAAATTCGTTTGGGCAGATGTTGTAATATATCACACACCAGTTTGGTGGTTTCAATTACCAAATCTTTTCAAAAAATACATCGACGACGTTTTCACAGCCGGACACAACAAAGGAATTTACAAAAGCGACGGAAGAAGCCGGGTAAACCCTGACATTAATTACGGAACAGGCGGGCAATTGCACGGACGTAAATACATGCTCACCACAAGTTGGAATGCGCCTGCAACAGCTTTTACAATTCCGGGAGAATTTTTCGAAGAAACATCTGTTGATGAAGGAGTTATGTTTGGCTTTCATAAAATGAATAAATTTGTAGGAATGGAAAAATTAAACGGTTTCCATTTCCACGACGTTGAAAAAGGTGCAACTGCAGAAAACATTGTCATCTTCAAAGAAAATTACACCAAACACTTAGAAGAAACTTTTAAAACTTTATAA
- a CDS encoding putative quinol monooxygenase, translated as MISITAIIKSKQENIEEVKNLIQQLVTETRKEEACIRYDLHNTENVFIIWEEWKDQAGLDIHNNQPHLQDFIAKSEALTSAPIQVYKTVQIL; from the coding sequence ATGATCTCAATCACCGCAATTATAAAAAGTAAACAAGAAAATATTGAAGAAGTCAAAAATCTAATTCAACAATTGGTTACAGAAACCAGAAAAGAAGAAGCCTGCATTCGCTACGATCTTCACAATACTGAAAATGTTTTCATTATTTGGGAAGAATGGAAAGATCAAGCCGGACTTGACATTCATAACAATCAGCCACATTTACAGGATTTTATTGCAAAAAGCGAAGCATTAACTTCTGCACCAATTCAGGTTTATAAAACCGTACAGATTTTATAA
- a CDS encoding DUF3291 domain-containing protein has product MSSYHLAEINIAKIKGVDINDPIMKEFVDNLDLVNTLAENSEGFVWRLKDDSYNATSLNPYNDEQIIVNVSVWENIETLEHYMYKTFHSEFLRRRKEWFQKFGKAHTAMWWIPAGHIPTLEEAVEKLDYLQQNGASELVFDLRTKFPAPKQIA; this is encoded by the coding sequence ATGAGCAGTTATCATCTAGCAGAAATCAATATTGCCAAAATCAAAGGTGTCGACATCAACGATCCAATCATGAAAGAATTTGTAGACAACTTAGATTTAGTAAATACTTTAGCCGAAAACAGCGAAGGTTTTGTCTGGCGTTTAAAAGATGATAGCTACAACGCCACAAGTTTAAACCCATACAATGACGAGCAGATAATTGTAAATGTTTCGGTTTGGGAAAACATTGAAACTCTGGAACATTATATGTATAAAACTTTTCACAGCGAATTTTTAAGACGCAGAAAAGAATGGTTTCAGAAATTCGGAAAAGCACACACAGCCATGTGGTGGATTCCTGCTGGTCATATTCCAACCCTTGAAGAAGCAGTTGAAAAATTAGATTATCTACAGCAAAACGGAGCATCAGAACTGGTTTTTGATTTAAGAACCAAATTTCCAGCTCCTAAGCAAATCGCATAA
- a CDS encoding class I SAM-dependent methyltransferase: protein MKKSTIAEIKERFDNDVERFSNLETGQLSTIDAKISLELITEASKRIVPNAAHVLDIGCGAGNYTLMMLSKLPNLNCTLVDLSLPMLERAFERVSAETKGKVEIKQGDIREVDLEENSFDIILAGAVLHHLRDDQDWETTFTKLFKLLKPGGCLMISDLITQDTELLNEYTWQRYGEYLEGIGGTEYRKNVFDYIAKEDSPRSMNYQLDLMKKVGFKSVEILHKNMCFGAFGGIK, encoded by the coding sequence ATGAAAAAATCAACTATTGCAGAAATTAAAGAAAGGTTTGACAATGATGTCGAACGATTTTCAAATTTAGAAACAGGCCAATTGTCTACAATTGATGCTAAAATTTCTTTAGAATTAATAACCGAAGCTTCAAAACGAATTGTTCCAAATGCAGCCCATGTTTTGGATATTGGCTGCGGCGCGGGAAACTATACTTTAATGATGTTGTCTAAATTGCCAAATTTAAACTGCACTTTGGTAGATTTAAGTTTGCCAATGTTAGAAAGAGCTTTTGAAAGAGTTTCGGCAGAAACCAAAGGAAAAGTAGAAATCAAGCAAGGTGATATTCGTGAAGTTGATTTAGAAGAAAACAGTTTTGATATTATCTTGGCTGGAGCAGTTTTGCATCATTTAAGAGACGATCAGGATTGGGAAACTACTTTTACGAAGTTATTCAAATTATTAAAACCCGGCGGCTGTTTAATGATTTCAGACTTAATTACTCAAGATACAGAATTATTAAACGAATATACATGGCAGCGTTACGGAGAATATTTGGAAGGAATAGGAGGAACGGAATACCGTAAAAATGTTTTCGATTATATTGCCAAAGAAGATTCACCAAGATCAATGAATTACCAATTGGATTTGATGAAAAAAGTAGGTTTTAAAAGCGTGGAAATTTTGCATAAGAATATGTGTTTCGGAGCTTTTGGTGGAATTAAATAG